In Zingiber officinale cultivar Zhangliang chromosome 11B, Zo_v1.1, whole genome shotgun sequence, a single window of DNA contains:
- the LOC122033953 gene encoding polyol transporter 5-like — protein MTSIILGYDIGVMSGAAIFIKEDLKITDTQIEILLGILNLYSLVGSYAAGFTSDWIGRRYTIVLAAGFFFAGALLMGFATGYVFLMVGRFVAGIGVGYALMIAPVYTVEVAPASSRGFLTSFPEVFINIGILLGYVSNFAFSHLRTSIGWRFMLGVGAIPSVFLTVGVLAMPESPRWLVLRGRLREASRVLKMISDTPDEARLRLEEIKAAAGIPAECDDDCTVHRGSADLEKAVWKELLLRPTPAVRRMLLTAVGIHFFQQASGIDSVVLYSPRVFEKAGIREKNKLLETTVAVGFTKTLFILVATFLLDRVGRRPLLLGSTGGMLFSLLGLGIGLTLVDHGREAAVGLCVASILTYVAFFSIGMGPITWVYGSEILPLRVRAQGASIAVAVNRVTSGIITMTFISLYKAITIGGSFFLYAGVAAVAWVFFFTCLPETRGRTLEDIENLFAMGKDKEKAPADGDEMPAANSTSANATAQR, from the exons ATGACGTCGATAATCTTGGGTTatg ATATTGGAGTGATGAGTGGCGCGGCGATATTCATAAAGGAGGATCTCAAGATCACTGACACGCAGATTGAGATTCTGCTGGGTATCCTGAATCTCTATTCGCTGGTGGGTTCTTATGCCGCCGGATTCACCTCCGATTGGATTGGACGCCGGTACACTATCGTGCTTGCCGCTGGCTTTTTCTTCGCCGGCGCCCTCCTCATGGGTTTCGCCACGGGCTACGTATTCCTTATGGTAGGGCGGTTCGTGGCTGGCATCGGCGTCGGATACGCTCTTATGATCGCCCCTGTTTACACCGTCGAGGTGGCGCCTGCCTCCTCCCGCGGCTTCCTCACCTCCTTCCCGGAAGTCTTCATCAACATCGGCATCCTCCTCGGCTACGTCTCCAACTTCGCCTTCTCTCATCTTCGGACCTCCATCGGGTGGCGATTCATGCTCGGCGTTGGCGCCATCCCCTCTGTTTTCCTCACCGTCGGGGTGCTCGCGATGCCCGAGTCCCCCCGCTGGCTCGTCTTGCGCGGCCGCCTCCGCGAGGCCAGCCGCGTCCTCAAGATGATCTCCGATACCCCCGACGAGGCGAGGCTCCGCCTCGAGGAGATCAAGGCCGCCGCTGGCATTCCCGCCGAGTGCGACGACGATTGCACCGTCCACAGGGGCAGCGCCGACCTGGAGAAGGCGGTGTGGAAAGAGTTGCTGCTGCGGCCGACGCCAGCGGTGAGAAGGATGCTTCTGACGGCGGTAGGGATCCACTTCTTTCAGCAGGCATCAGGGATCGACTCGGTGGTGCTCTACAGCCCGCGGGTGTTCGAGAAGGCGGGAATCCGCGAGAAAAACAAGCTGCTGGAGACGACGGTGGCAGTGGGGTTCACCAAGACGCTCTTCATCTTGGTGGCGACCTTCCTGCTGGACAGGGTGGGGCGGAGGCCACTATTGCTGGGAAGCACCGGCGGGATGTTGTTCTCCCTGCTGGGGCTCGGCATCGGGCTGACGTTGGTGGATCACGGCCGGGAGGCCGCGGTGGGGCTGTGCGTTGCGTCGATCCTCACCTACGTGGCGTTCTTCTCCATCGGGATGGGGCCCATCACATGGGTGTACGGGTCGGAGATCTTGCCGCTGCGAGTGCGGGCGCAGGGCGCCAGCATCGCGGTGGCGGTCAACCGGGTGACCAGCGGCATCATCACCATGACCTTCATCTCGCTGTACAAGGCCATCACCATCGGAGGAAGTTTTTTCCTGTACGCCGGCGTCGCGGCGGTCGCGTGGGTTTTCTTCTTCACCTGCTTGCCGGAAACGAGAGGGAGAACGCTGGAGGACATTGAGAACTTGTTCGCGATGGGGAAAGACAAAGAGAAGGCGCCGGCAGATGGGGATGAGATGCCGGCGGCGAACTCTACTAGCGCAAATGCAACAGCCCAACGCTAG